One genomic segment of Macaca fascicularis isolate 582-1 chromosome 19, T2T-MFA8v1.1 includes these proteins:
- the CLEC11A gene encoding C-type lectin domain family 11 member A isoform X3 codes for MEEDQGEEEEEEAMPTPSSSPSPSPTPEDIVTYILGRLAGLDAGLHQLHVRLHALDTRVVELTQGLRQLRNAAGDTRDAVQALQEAQGRAEREHGRLEGCLKGLRLGHKCFLLSRDFETQAAAQARCTARGGSLAQPADRQQMEALTRYMRAALAPYNWPVWLGVHDRRAEGLYLFENGQRVSFFAWHRAPRPELGAQPSASPHPLSPDQPNGGTLENCVAQASDDGSWWDHDCQRRLYYVCEFPF; via the exons atggaggaggaccagggggaggaagaggaggaggaagcaatGCCAACcccatcctccagccccagcccctctcccACCCCCGAGGACATCGTCACTTACATCC TGGGACGCCTGGCTGGCCTGGACGCAGGCCTGCACCAGTTGCACGTCCGTCTGCACGCTTTGGACACCCGTGTGGTCGAGCTGACCCAGGGGCTGCGGCAGCTGCGGAACGCGGCGGGCGACACCCGCGATGCCGTGCAAGCCCTGCAGGAGGCGCAGGGTCGCGCCGAGCGCGAGCACGGCCGCTTGGAGG GCTGCCTGAAGGGGCTGCGCCTGGGCCACAAGTGCTTCCTGCTCTCGCGCGACTTCGAAACTCAGGCGGCGGCGCAGGCGCGGTGCACGGCGCGGGGCGGGAGCCTGGCGCAGCCTGCTGATCGCCAGCAGATGGAGGCCCTCACCCGCTACATGCGCGCGGCGCTCGCTCCCTACAACTGGCCGGTGTGGCTGGGCGTGCACGATCGGCGCGCCGAGGGCCTCTACCTCTTCGAAAACGGCCAGCGCGTGTCCTTCTTCGCCTGGCATCGCGCACCCCGCCCCGAGCTCGGCGCCCAGCCCAGCGCCTCGCCGCACCCGCTCAGCCCGGACCAGCCCAACGGCGGCACGCTGGAGAACTGCGTGGCGCAGGCCTCTGACGACGGCTCCTGGTGGGACCACGACTGCCAGCGGCGCCTCTACTACGTCTGCGAGTTCCCCTTCTAG
- the CLEC11A gene encoding C-type lectin domain family 11 member A isoform X1, whose product MQAAWLLGALVVPQLLGFGHGARGAEREWEGGWGGAQEEEREREALMLKHLQEALGLPAGRGDENPAGTVEGKEDWEMEEDQGEEEEEEAMPTPSSSPSPSPTPEDIVTYILGRLAGLDAGLHQLHVRLHALDTRVVELTQGLRQLRNAAGDTRDAVQALQEAQGRAEREHGRLEGCLKGLRLGHKCFLLSRDFETQAAAQARCTARGGSLAQPADRQQMEALTRYMRAALAPYNWPVWLGVHDRRAEGLYLFENGQRVSFFAWHRAPRPELGAQPSASPHPLSPDQPNGGTLENCVAQASDDGSWWDHDCQRRLYYVCEFPF is encoded by the exons ATGCAGGCAGCCTGGCTTTTGGGGGCTTTGGTGGTCCCCCAGCTCTTGGGCTTTGGCCATGGGGCTCGGGGAGCCgagagggagtgggagggaggctggggaggtgCCCAGGAGGAGGAGCGGGAGAGGGAGGCCCTGATGCTGAAG catCTGCAGGAAGCCCTGGGACTGCCTGCTGGGAGGGGGGATGAGAATCCTGCCGGAACTGTTGAGGGCAAAGAGGactgggagatggaggaggaccagggggaggaagaggaggaggaagcaatGCCAACcccatcctccagccccagcccctctcccACCCCCGAGGACATCGTCACTTACATCC TGGGACGCCTGGCTGGCCTGGACGCAGGCCTGCACCAGTTGCACGTCCGTCTGCACGCTTTGGACACCCGTGTGGTCGAGCTGACCCAGGGGCTGCGGCAGCTGCGGAACGCGGCGGGCGACACCCGCGATGCCGTGCAAGCCCTGCAGGAGGCGCAGGGTCGCGCCGAGCGCGAGCACGGCCGCTTGGAGG GCTGCCTGAAGGGGCTGCGCCTGGGCCACAAGTGCTTCCTGCTCTCGCGCGACTTCGAAACTCAGGCGGCGGCGCAGGCGCGGTGCACGGCGCGGGGCGGGAGCCTGGCGCAGCCTGCTGATCGCCAGCAGATGGAGGCCCTCACCCGCTACATGCGCGCGGCGCTCGCTCCCTACAACTGGCCGGTGTGGCTGGGCGTGCACGATCGGCGCGCCGAGGGCCTCTACCTCTTCGAAAACGGCCAGCGCGTGTCCTTCTTCGCCTGGCATCGCGCACCCCGCCCCGAGCTCGGCGCCCAGCCCAGCGCCTCGCCGCACCCGCTCAGCCCGGACCAGCCCAACGGCGGCACGCTGGAGAACTGCGTGGCGCAGGCCTCTGACGACGGCTCCTGGTGGGACCACGACTGCCAGCGGCGCCTCTACTACGTCTGCGAGTTCCCCTTCTAG